One window from the genome of Mauremys mutica isolate MM-2020 ecotype Southern chromosome 4, ASM2049712v1, whole genome shotgun sequence encodes:
- the LOC123370220 gene encoding glycine N-acyltransferase-like protein 3 isoform X1, producing MCCTPACHQAPGSDPWSGPGPEAAHSSQGQARDRHHWAFDTSPPISLRGSLQRMQPSQTPAGGLDRAPAVGVGRDPGSLCKTQERFISPLATDSSGLRHGDACEPREPGWPGGAGGFMARVQNGPHPATQRMSPLQVARDPSDFFTNLYSAFYRDEGACRALLGNSRAVDWGQAFQILGLQDGVHETFSDIARARGLEMETYPYRPLLHPDPPAMPQYRPDRGLRLAPVSPAHAMLLRDTWTFGGNSWSLRYLSRLIRHFPSASLLDPEGTPISWCLTDPLAALTHGYTLPEHRGQHHMRAVVGTLAAQLHACGFPVYAGVLPHNEPSLHALQRLGFRILPGVFYQLVVRPGFAQSQPASALDSAQDPAPSSGEGPRTQ from the exons ATGTGCTGTACCCCAGCCTGTCACCAGGCCCCTGggagcgacccctggagtgggccGGGGCCCGAGGCTGCACACAGCTCACAGGGGCAGGCCCGTGACCGCCACCACTGGGCCTTTGACACCAGCCCTCCCATCTCTCTCCGTGGCTCCCTGCAGCGAATGCAGCCGAGCCAGACGCCCGCGGGAGGCTTGGACCGGGCCCCTGCGGTGGGTGTTGGCAGAGACCCCGGCAGCCTTTGCAAAACACAGGAGCGGTTCATTAGTCCCCTGGCTACAGACTCCTCAG GTCTACGGCACGGTGATGCATGTGAACCGCGGGAACCCGGCTGGCCAGGAGGTGCTGGTGGATTCATGGCCAGAGTTCAAAATGGTCCTCACCCGGCCACGCAGAGAA TGTCCCCCCTGCAGGTGGCGCGGGACCCAAGTGATTTTTTCACCAACTTGTACTCGGCCTTTTACCGGGACGAGGGCGCCTGCCGGGCCCTGCTGGGGAACAGCCGCGCCGTGGACTGGGGCCAGGCCTTCCAGATACTGG GGCTGCAGGACGGGGTACATGAGACCTTCAGCGACATTGCCAGGGCCAGGGGCCTTGAGATGGAGACGTATCCATACCGGCCACTGCTGCACCCAGACCCACCTGCCATGCCCCAGTACCG GCCTgacagggggctcaggctggcccccgtgtcccccgCCCACGCCATGCTGCTCAGAGACACCTGGACGTTTGGAGGGAACAGTTGGAGCCTGCGCTACCTGAGCCGCCTGATCCGCCACTTCCCCAGCGCCAGCCTGCTGGACCCTGAGGGGACCCCCATCTCCTGGTGCCTCACCGACCCGCTGGCTGCCCTGACACACGGTTACACCCTGCCGGAGCATCGTGGCCAGCACCACATGAGGGCCGTGGTGGGGACGCTGGCAGCACAGTTGCATGCCTGCGGCTTCCCTGTTTacgctggggtgctgccccacaaCGAGCCTTCGCTGCACGCCCTGCAACGCCTCGGCTTCCGCATCCTGCCTGGGGTGTTCTACCAGCTGGTGGTGAGGCCCGGGTTCGCCCAGTCCcagccagccagtgccctggACTCGGCCCAGGACcctgcgcccagctctggggaaggGCCACGCACCCAATag
- the LOC123370220 gene encoding glycine N-acyltransferase-like protein 3 isoform X6, giving the protein MARVQNGPHPATQRMSPLQVARDPSDFFTNLYSAFYRDEGACRALLGNSRAVDWGQAFQILGLQDGVHETFSDIARARGLEMETYPYRPLLHPDPPAMPQYRPDRGLRLAPVSPAHAMLLRDTWTFGGNSWSLRYLSRLIRHFPSASLLDPEGTPISWCLTDPLAALTHGYTLPEHRGQHHMRAVVGTLAAQLHACGFPVYAGVLPHNEPSLHALQRLGFRILPGVFYQLVVRPGFAQSQPASALDSAQDPAPSSGEGPRTQ; this is encoded by the exons ATGGCCAGAGTTCAAAATGGTCCTCACCCGGCCACGCAGAGAA TGTCCCCCCTGCAGGTGGCGCGGGACCCAAGTGATTTTTTCACCAACTTGTACTCGGCCTTTTACCGGGACGAGGGCGCCTGCCGGGCCCTGCTGGGGAACAGCCGCGCCGTGGACTGGGGCCAGGCCTTCCAGATACTGG GGCTGCAGGACGGGGTACATGAGACCTTCAGCGACATTGCCAGGGCCAGGGGCCTTGAGATGGAGACGTATCCATACCGGCCACTGCTGCACCCAGACCCACCTGCCATGCCCCAGTACCG GCCTgacagggggctcaggctggcccccgtgtcccccgCCCACGCCATGCTGCTCAGAGACACCTGGACGTTTGGAGGGAACAGTTGGAGCCTGCGCTACCTGAGCCGCCTGATCCGCCACTTCCCCAGCGCCAGCCTGCTGGACCCTGAGGGGACCCCCATCTCCTGGTGCCTCACCGACCCGCTGGCTGCCCTGACACACGGTTACACCCTGCCGGAGCATCGTGGCCAGCACCACATGAGGGCCGTGGTGGGGACGCTGGCAGCACAGTTGCATGCCTGCGGCTTCCCTGTTTacgctggggtgctgccccacaaCGAGCCTTCGCTGCACGCCCTGCAACGCCTCGGCTTCCGCATCCTGCCTGGGGTGTTCTACCAGCTGGTGGTGAGGCCCGGGTTCGCCCAGTCCcagccagccagtgccctggACTCGGCCCAGGACcctgcgcccagctctggggaaggGCCACGCACCCAATag
- the LOC123370220 gene encoding glycine N-acyltransferase-like protein 3 isoform X5 — MHVNRGNPAGQEVLVDSWPEFKMVLTRPRREVARDPSDFFTNLYSAFYRDEGACRALLGNSRAVDWGQAFQILGLQDGVHETFSDIARARGLEMETYPYRPLLHPDPPAMPQYRPDRGLRLAPVSPAHAMLLRDTWTFGGNSWSLRYLSRLIRHFPSASLLDPEGTPISWCLTDPLAALTHGYTLPEHRGQHHMRAVVGTLAAQLHACGFPVYAGVLPHNEPSLHALQRLGFRILPGVFYQLVVRPGFAQSQPASALDSAQDPAPSSGEGPRTQ, encoded by the exons ATGCATGTGAACCGCGGGAACCCGGCTGGCCAGGAGGTGCTGGTGGATTCATGGCCAGAGTTCAAAATGGTCCTCACCCGGCCACGCAGAGAA GTGGCGCGGGACCCAAGTGATTTTTTCACCAACTTGTACTCGGCCTTTTACCGGGACGAGGGCGCCTGCCGGGCCCTGCTGGGGAACAGCCGCGCCGTGGACTGGGGCCAGGCCTTCCAGATACTGG GGCTGCAGGACGGGGTACATGAGACCTTCAGCGACATTGCCAGGGCCAGGGGCCTTGAGATGGAGACGTATCCATACCGGCCACTGCTGCACCCAGACCCACCTGCCATGCCCCAGTACCG GCCTgacagggggctcaggctggcccccgtgtcccccgCCCACGCCATGCTGCTCAGAGACACCTGGACGTTTGGAGGGAACAGTTGGAGCCTGCGCTACCTGAGCCGCCTGATCCGCCACTTCCCCAGCGCCAGCCTGCTGGACCCTGAGGGGACCCCCATCTCCTGGTGCCTCACCGACCCGCTGGCTGCCCTGACACACGGTTACACCCTGCCGGAGCATCGTGGCCAGCACCACATGAGGGCCGTGGTGGGGACGCTGGCAGCACAGTTGCATGCCTGCGGCTTCCCTGTTTacgctggggtgctgccccacaaCGAGCCTTCGCTGCACGCCCTGCAACGCCTCGGCTTCCGCATCCTGCCTGGGGTGTTCTACCAGCTGGTGGTGAGGCCCGGGTTCGCCCAGTCCcagccagccagtgccctggACTCGGCCCAGGACcctgcgcccagctctggggaaggGCCACGCACCCAATag
- the LOC123370220 gene encoding glycine N-acyltransferase-like protein 3 isoform X4, with translation MLILSCPSKLRLLEGMLRRGLPDTLPVYGTVMHVNRGNPAGQEVLVDSWPEFKMVLTRPRREVARDPSDFFTNLYSAFYRDEGACRALLGNSRAVDWGQAFQILGLQDGVHETFSDIARARGLEMETYPYRPLLHPDPPAMPQYRPDRGLRLAPVSPAHAMLLRDTWTFGGNSWSLRYLSRLIRHFPSASLLDPEGTPISWCLTDPLAALTHGYTLPEHRGQHHMRAVVGTLAAQLHACGFPVYAGVLPHNEPSLHALQRLGFRILPGVFYQLVVRPGFAQSQPASALDSAQDPAPSSGEGPRTQ, from the exons ATGCTGATCCTGAGCTGTCCCTCCAAGCTGCGGCTGCTGGAGGGGATGCTACGGCGGGGCCTGCCTGACACACTGCCG GTCTACGGCACGGTGATGCATGTGAACCGCGGGAACCCGGCTGGCCAGGAGGTGCTGGTGGATTCATGGCCAGAGTTCAAAATGGTCCTCACCCGGCCACGCAGAGAA GTGGCGCGGGACCCAAGTGATTTTTTCACCAACTTGTACTCGGCCTTTTACCGGGACGAGGGCGCCTGCCGGGCCCTGCTGGGGAACAGCCGCGCCGTGGACTGGGGCCAGGCCTTCCAGATACTGG GGCTGCAGGACGGGGTACATGAGACCTTCAGCGACATTGCCAGGGCCAGGGGCCTTGAGATGGAGACGTATCCATACCGGCCACTGCTGCACCCAGACCCACCTGCCATGCCCCAGTACCG GCCTgacagggggctcaggctggcccccgtgtcccccgCCCACGCCATGCTGCTCAGAGACACCTGGACGTTTGGAGGGAACAGTTGGAGCCTGCGCTACCTGAGCCGCCTGATCCGCCACTTCCCCAGCGCCAGCCTGCTGGACCCTGAGGGGACCCCCATCTCCTGGTGCCTCACCGACCCGCTGGCTGCCCTGACACACGGTTACACCCTGCCGGAGCATCGTGGCCAGCACCACATGAGGGCCGTGGTGGGGACGCTGGCAGCACAGTTGCATGCCTGCGGCTTCCCTGTTTacgctggggtgctgccccacaaCGAGCCTTCGCTGCACGCCCTGCAACGCCTCGGCTTCCGCATCCTGCCTGGGGTGTTCTACCAGCTGGTGGTGAGGCCCGGGTTCGCCCAGTCCcagccagccagtgccctggACTCGGCCCAGGACcctgcgcccagctctggggaaggGCCACGCACCCAATag
- the LOC123370220 gene encoding glycine N-acyltransferase-like protein 3 isoform X2, with protein MTPRFPHLWRPQLESTGLGGGGCWTKMEALTWSWPRRCPSHCPAGSCEGPSQPAMLILSCPSKLRLLEGMLRRGLPDTLPVYGTVMHVNRGNPAGQEVLVDSWPEFKMVLTRPRREVARDPSDFFTNLYSAFYRDEGACRALLGNSRAVDWGQAFQILGLQDGVHETFSDIARARGLEMETYPYRPLLHPDPPAMPQYRPDRGLRLAPVSPAHAMLLRDTWTFGGNSWSLRYLSRLIRHFPSASLLDPEGTPISWCLTDPLAALTHGYTLPEHRGQHHMRAVVGTLAAQLHACGFPVYAGVLPHNEPSLHALQRLGFRILPGVFYQLVVRPGFAQSQPASALDSAQDPAPSSGEGPRTQ; from the exons ATGACACCTCGATTTCCCCACCTCTGGAGACCCCAGCTcgagagcacaggactgggaggtggggggtgctgGACAAAGATGGAGGCTCTCACCTGGAGCTGGCCAAGGAG GTGTCCCTCGCACTGTCCTGCTGGAAGCTGTGAAGGCCCATCCCAGCCAGCGATGCTGATCCTGAGCTGTCCCTCCAAGCTGCGGCTGCTGGAGGGGATGCTACGGCGGGGCCTGCCTGACACACTGCCG GTCTACGGCACGGTGATGCATGTGAACCGCGGGAACCCGGCTGGCCAGGAGGTGCTGGTGGATTCATGGCCAGAGTTCAAAATGGTCCTCACCCGGCCACGCAGAGAA GTGGCGCGGGACCCAAGTGATTTTTTCACCAACTTGTACTCGGCCTTTTACCGGGACGAGGGCGCCTGCCGGGCCCTGCTGGGGAACAGCCGCGCCGTGGACTGGGGCCAGGCCTTCCAGATACTGG GGCTGCAGGACGGGGTACATGAGACCTTCAGCGACATTGCCAGGGCCAGGGGCCTTGAGATGGAGACGTATCCATACCGGCCACTGCTGCACCCAGACCCACCTGCCATGCCCCAGTACCG GCCTgacagggggctcaggctggcccccgtgtcccccgCCCACGCCATGCTGCTCAGAGACACCTGGACGTTTGGAGGGAACAGTTGGAGCCTGCGCTACCTGAGCCGCCTGATCCGCCACTTCCCCAGCGCCAGCCTGCTGGACCCTGAGGGGACCCCCATCTCCTGGTGCCTCACCGACCCGCTGGCTGCCCTGACACACGGTTACACCCTGCCGGAGCATCGTGGCCAGCACCACATGAGGGCCGTGGTGGGGACGCTGGCAGCACAGTTGCATGCCTGCGGCTTCCCTGTTTacgctggggtgctgccccacaaCGAGCCTTCGCTGCACGCCCTGCAACGCCTCGGCTTCCGCATCCTGCCTGGGGTGTTCTACCAGCTGGTGGTGAGGCCCGGGTTCGCCCAGTCCcagccagccagtgccctggACTCGGCCCAGGACcctgcgcccagctctggggaaggGCCACGCACCCAATag
- the LOC123370220 gene encoding glycine N-acyltransferase-like protein 3 isoform X3, with product MLILSCSSKLRLLEGMLRRGLPDTLPVYGTVMHVNRGNPAGQEVLVDSWPEFKMVLTRPRREVARDPSDFFTNLYSAFYRDEGACRALLGNSRAVDWGQAFQILGLQDGVHETFSDIARARGLEMETYPYRPLLHPDPPAMPQYRPDRGLRLAPVSPAHAMLLRDTWTFGGNSWSLRYLSRLIRHFPSASLLDPEGTPISWCLTDPLAALTHGYTLPEHRGQHHMRAVVGTLAAQLHACGFPVYAGVLPHNEPSLHALQRLGFRILPGVFYQLVVRPGFAQSQPASALDSAQDPAPSSGEGPRTQ from the exons ATGCTGATCCTGAGCTGTTCCTCCAAGCTGCGGCTGCTGGAGGGGATGCTACGGAGGGGCCTGCCTGACACGCTGCCG GTCTACGGCACGGTGATGCATGTGAACCGCGGGAACCCGGCTGGCCAGGAGGTGCTGGTGGATTCATGGCCAGAGTTCAAAATGGTCCTCACCCGGCCACGCAGAGAA GTGGCGCGGGACCCAAGTGATTTTTTCACCAACTTGTACTCGGCCTTTTACCGGGACGAGGGCGCCTGCCGGGCCCTGCTGGGGAACAGCCGCGCCGTGGACTGGGGCCAGGCCTTCCAGATACTGG GGCTGCAGGACGGGGTACATGAGACCTTCAGCGACATTGCCAGGGCCAGGGGCCTTGAGATGGAGACGTATCCATACCGGCCACTGCTGCACCCAGACCCACCTGCCATGCCCCAGTACCG GCCTgacagggggctcaggctggcccccgtgtcccccgCCCACGCCATGCTGCTCAGAGACACCTGGACGTTTGGAGGGAACAGTTGGAGCCTGCGCTACCTGAGCCGCCTGATCCGCCACTTCCCCAGCGCCAGCCTGCTGGACCCTGAGGGGACCCCCATCTCCTGGTGCCTCACCGACCCGCTGGCTGCCCTGACACACGGTTACACCCTGCCGGAGCATCGTGGCCAGCACCACATGAGGGCCGTGGTGGGGACGCTGGCAGCACAGTTGCATGCCTGCGGCTTCCCTGTTTacgctggggtgctgccccacaaCGAGCCTTCGCTGCACGCCCTGCAACGCCTCGGCTTCCGCATCCTGCCTGGGGTGTTCTACCAGCTGGTGGTGAGGCCCGGGTTCGCCCAGTCCcagccagccagtgccctggACTCGGCCCAGGACcctgcgcccagctctggggaaggGCCACGCACCCAATag